Below is a genomic region from Flammeovirgaceae bacterium SG7u.111.
CCAGATAAAACGCTTCAAAAAAAATAAGCAATGGGACGAGTTCATGGTATCGCTTTATATGTATGTGAGCAAATTCGGCATCAACAATTTCATAAAGGACATGAACCTTATTTGGGAATTGGCCAGAGTTGCCGAATACAAGGGGGAGACAGAACTCACCAAAGACCTCTACCGGCTCATCATTAAGCATTACCGAGGCGACTTGCAAGAAGCCCTTACCCATTATGATACTATCACGAAGTTTGAAAGACCTCTTTATGCCGACATAGAAGACTATTATAAGTTGGTAGAAAAGCGACGTCTCATAGACACGCTCCAACCGCCCGTTTCCATTTTGCTAGATATGGGTGAAGGCGTAAATTCACTTTACGATGATTATGGAATCACCCTCGCCGGGGAAAATGACAACATAGTAGTCTTTACTTCCAGTAGAAACCAAGATACATCAAAGTATTTTGCCGATCTGATGGGAATCCATGAGATGGAAAATATTTACATTTCTGAAAAAGACGATGCCGATGAATGGTCACCTGCAAAGCCTTTTACAGAAATGAATTCCCAGTACAAAGAAGGGTCGCCCTGCATGTCTACCGATGGAAAGACCTTTGTATTTGCTCGCTGCCTTAGCCCAGAAGGCTATGGCGACTGCGATTTGTATATTTCCCACAAAAACGAAAAGGGGGAATGGTCGCCTCCGCAAAACCTTGGCGAGGGAATAAATAGTTACGCTTGGGATTCCCACCCCGCATTTTCTATTTCCGAAGACACCTTGTTTTTCGCTTCCAACCGAAGAGGCGGATTTGGAGGCTCGGATTTGTATTATTCGGTAAAAAACAGCAAAACGGGCCAATGGGGAAAGGCCATGAACATGGGACCTGTGATAAATACTCGTGACAGCGAAGTAAGCCCGTTCCCCCACCCTGAGTTTAATGTTCTTTATTTTAGTTCAAATGGGCAAATTCTCAACTTCGGAGATTTTGATATTTTTAAAAGCTACTCAGTAGATGGAGGCTGGACAGAGCCGAAAAATGTTGGTCCCCTTGTGAATGGCGCTGGCAGTGAGCTATATTTTACCATAGACACCGATTCGAAATACCTTTTTTATGCAAAGTCCGCTTTTGACAATGGCAGAAACTTGGACTTGATGTCCTTTCCCCTGCCCATGGAAGCCAAACCCAACAATACGGTAAGGTTTTCGGGAAGGCTGATAGAGCCCGCCACTGGCGAGGTGTTCAAGGGTGTTGTTTCCGTTATTGACCTGGACGAAGGGGTTGAAGTCTCACCGAAAATCCTGCGGGAAGACGGCACGTTTGAGTTTGAGCTAATAGATAAACGAAAATATTTGTTGATAATAGAAGGAGATAACTTCTTCCGGATTGAAGAAATGTTCGATATGGAAGGAGATTTGGAAATGGAAGTGGTAGCTCAGAGAATCCAAAAGGTTTTCACTTTTGAGTCAATCGATTTTGAGAGAAATAGCAGTCGCTTGAAGCCAGAAATGGAAAATAACCTTCACTTAGTAATCGACTTTTTGGTGGCACATCCAGATTATAGCTTAAAAGTGACTGGACACACCGATTCGGACGGAGACGAGGAAATAAACATGAGGTTATCCCAAGAGCGAGCAGACGTTATTAAAAAATACATTATAGATTATGGAAGGATGTCGGACAACCGGATTATTGCGGAGGGCAAGGGAAGCAGCATGCCTATTATAGAAGAAGAACTAACCGAGGCCGACAAGAGTATGAACCGCAGAGTGGAATTTGAGCTTTTCAACCCTGATGCTAAATAGATACAATCAACCTAATTCATAGCATAATTTTTAACCAAATAACTAATAAAACATGAAAGTTGGAGTCCTTTTATCTGGAAGTGGTGTATACGATGGAACAGAAATCCATGAAGCAGTCCTAACACTTTTGGCCCTTGATAAATTAGATGCGGAAGTGCAGTGTATAGCTCCAGATATTGAGCAGCACCATGTGATAAACCACATGACCGGTGAGGAAATGCCTGAGAAAAGAAATGTATTGATAGAGTCCTCCAGAATTGCGAGGGGAAATATAAAGCCGCTATCTGAGGTAAGTGCCGATGACTTTGATGCACTAGCCATCCCTGGTGGTTTTGGAGCAGCTAAGAACCATACAAAATGGGCATTTTCCGGACCAAAAGGAGATATAAACCCTGAGGTTAAAGCACTAATTGTCGAGTTGATAAAAAAACACAAGCCAATTGCTGCTCTTTGCATGTCCCCAACTACTCTTGCGAAAGCACTTGAAGGAACGGGTGTTGAAGCAAATCTCACTGTAGGGACAACCGAAGCTCCCTCACCTTATGACATTGAAGCTATTAGCGAAGGAATGGACTCTTTGGGGGCAAAAGCTGTTTATTGCGATACAACCCATGTAATTGTAGACGACACCAACAATTTGGTTACTACTCCTTGCTACATGATGGAAGCTTCCGTAAGTGAAGTTTTTATAGGAATAGAAAAAGCAATGACGAAACTAGTAGAAATGGCAAACCTTCATGCCCAAAGTTAACTTCCTTCGTGAGAACCGTGAACTGAACAGTTTCGCATGAAAACATAAATTTTAAGTAAGTGGACAAAAGAAACCGTATAATAAAAAAGCCTTAAATTAGCTTGATGGAAAAACGCTATATCACACTAAGTGCGTCAGAAGAGATGGAACTAAAAACCTTGAAAAAGCAGGGTGGTTCTGAACGCGAGCGCGACCGTGCCCATGCGCTGCTCCTGAGCAACAAAGGACATACGATAGATATGCTCAGGGACATATTCGAGGTGCGCAGGGCCACCATCTCGGAGTGGTTTGACAGATGGGAATCCTCAAAGGCGGCAGGATTGATGGATGCCCCCAAGAGTGGGCGGCCGAGTATCTATACGGTGGAAGAGCAAAAAAAATAGCATCCCTTGCCCGGGAAGGGCCTGTCACCTGTCTCCGTTTTTTTGCCCAAGAGGTCTCCACCAAGTTCGGCAAGGACGCCTGTGGGAAGACCGTCAAGCGGAGATCGACCTGTGTTATTTTGACGAGACGGGGATAAGCCTGTGCCCGAACGTTCCGTATGCGTGGCAGCCCGTTGGCACGGCAAACAAGCTGCCCGCCCGGCGGGGCAACGGGGTCTCCGTCTTGGGCATACTCGACCCGTTGGCCAACACCTTCACGGGGAGCTATTACCATGGCGCGGCAAACTCGGCATGTGTCATACAGGTACTGGACAGTTTCTCCGAGACGATCACGAAGAAGACCGTACTGGTCTTGGACAACGCAGCGATACATAGATCCAAAGAGGTAGGGGAAGCTATGGGAAAATGGAAGAAAAAAGGCCTGTACCTACAGTTTATCCCTGCATACTGTCCCGAACTCAACCTGATAGAGATCTTGTGGAAGATGCTCAAGCATTATTGGATCAGGCCAAGGCACTATGCATCCATGCAATCTCTCATAGAGGCCACCTTGTACATCCTACAAAATTATGGAAAACAATATTCGATTTCTTTTGGGTAGGTACTTAAACATACTCTTATAAAAAACGTGGCACTTCGAGAAGTGCCACGCCATTAATTAAAAAAACAACTCTCAAAAAAAGCGGTATTATATTATTTTTCCCACCAAACTTTTGTCTCAACTACATCTGCGCCTTGTCTGCTCAATACAGCATTGTAGTTTTCGGTATTTAGCGACTGTTCCTCAGTTGGGTACTGGAAACGGCTCGGATAGTTAGGCAAGAAGGCATCCCTACCTGGCTTTATGCTACTTGGAAACCCTGTTCTTTTGAACTCGATAAAACCTTGGTAATCTGTATTTATCAATGAAATCCATTTTTGAATCATGATAGTCTCTAACTCGCCATCATAAGCAACATTTGCTTGCTCAAGGTAACCTGCCGGCATTTCAGTTTTCCAATAATCGAAAGAGGCTTTTATACCTTCTTCATAAAACGTTTTGGCATCGCCCGCAATCCAGCCTCTTTGTGCTGCTTCAGCCAAGATAAATTGAACCTCATCGTACTTGATCAACATCCCTTGGATAGTATTCGGCTCAAAGAAGAACTTGTCGGCAAATTTTGAAAGGTAAGCATCACCACCTTTGTACACATAAGCATCGCCATCAACCAAACCATTTGCCATTCCATCCCACTTTGGAGTTCCTTCCTCCACTGAGTTAGAAGTAGGGTTGAACCAAGCTTGAATCCTAGTATCATTCCTGTCTTGCAATGCACTTTGGATATTCTCGGCCATCCTATATTCGTTAAAAGAACCAGAACGGTAACCATCTGTCTCAGAAAAAGGAACTGCATTTGGCTTGTTTGTCAAGAAAGTCAAAGTGATGTTGTCATCGTTACTTTCCAACACAGGGTATTTTGTAAGGTCACCCATTATTTGCTTGATCACCGATTCAGCAGTTGCCGGTTTTGCTTCTGAAAGCCTTAAAGCAACTCTTAGTCTTAACGAGTTCGCAAATTTTCTCCACTTGTCCAAATCACCGTCCAATAAAATATCCCCTCTTATACCAGGTGCACTCGGGTCAGCCAACAAGTCATTAGCCTTAAGCAACATAGCTAATATGTCATCATAAATAACCTCTTGTGTGTCATATACTGGAGCAAAGTTTTTCTCTTTTCCTTTGATTGCCTCGGTCATAGGCACATCGCCCCACATATCAGTGAGTATCTGGAACATCCACGCTTGCATAATTAGAGAAACAGCTTCGTAGCTAGTATTTCCACTTTCGACCGCAACAGCTTCCAAATTCTTGGCATTTCGGATAGAAGTGTACAAGTTAGTCCATGCACCTGATTGGCTTCCCCACTCAAACTGGTCAAAAGAAGTAAATACGATACGAGCGCCGTATTGTGCCATCAGGTTTCCCTCACTCCAAGCAGAGCTTACCATTTCGGTAACAGGGTCGCGGAGCACACCTGTCAAGATCAGCTCAGGGCTATTGGCAACGGCATCGGCAGTAGCCACATCTGGATCTATGTTGTCAATTCCTGCTTTAAACTCATCACACGAAGTGCTGAATAACATCAGGGTGAACAGAGAAATAAATACGATATATTTTTTCATCTTTTTATCAATTTAGATTGATTGAGCTCCAATGCTACACATCAGAAACCTTGGAGCCCAATTGTTTGAAGAATTGGATTAAAACTTAAGGTTCACATTGAAGCCCCAGCTTCTTGCACTTGGGATTGGGTGAGCTTCTATACCTGGCAAGAACTGCCCATTTACATAGCCCAATACTTCTGAGTCTCCATGAGGGAAACTGTTCCAGATAGCTAGGTTACGACCAACAGCCGACACACTTACCGATTGCAAGAAGTTGTTCACAAACAAAGATGAAGGCAATTGGTAAGTCAATTTCATTTCTCTCAGTTTTATGAAAGAAGCATCGTACATACCTTCAGTCTCATTTTCTCTTTTGTAGCGTTTGTTATGATAAGATGAAGCAGCTGTCGCCACGTCATTCTTCACATAGCCAGTTACTTCACCTTCGCTGTTGAATACCTCTTTTACACCTTCGCCTATAATTCCATCAGTTCTGGTATTTCCATTTGCATCTACCCAAGACACCCCACCAAATTCAGTATCACGCCCAAATAATGTTTCATCAACGTTACCCGCAGTAGCTGCAATCAAACGTGTTTCTGAGTAAAGCTCTCCGCCTTCTCTCCAGTCAAACAAGAAGCTGAAAGACAAGTTTTTGTAACGGAACTCATTCGTCAAACCAACCATGAAATCAGGATTGTAATTGCCCAAATAACGAAGTTCGTTTGAGGCAACAGGAAGGCCTTCCCTGAAAATAACTTCTCCTTCGTGCTCCAAGAAACCAGTTCCATACATAGCACCCATTGACTGTCCTACTTCAGCGATAACATCAACCCTGTTTCCTCCAAGGCTGTACTTGTCAATTCCATCAGCTAGCTCTACCACTTCGTTGCGGTTACGAGTGAAGTTCACAAACGCATTCCACTCAAATCCGCTAGCCGTTCTGATTG
It encodes:
- a CDS encoding SusD/RagB family nutrient-binding outer membrane lipoprotein; the encoded protein is MKKYIVFISLFTLMLFSTSCDEFKAGIDNIDPDVATADAVANSPELILTGVLRDPVTEMVSSAWSEGNLMAQYGARIVFTSFDQFEWGSQSGAWTNLYTSIRNAKNLEAVAVESGNTSYEAVSLIMQAWMFQILTDMWGDVPMTEAIKGKEKNFAPVYDTQEVIYDDILAMLLKANDLLADPSAPGIRGDILLDGDLDKWRKFANSLRLRVALRLSEAKPATAESVIKQIMGDLTKYPVLESNDDNITLTFLTNKPNAVPFSETDGYRSGSFNEYRMAENIQSALQDRNDTRIQAWFNPTSNSVEEGTPKWDGMANGLVDGDAYVYKGGDAYLSKFADKFFFEPNTIQGMLIKYDEVQFILAEAAQRGWIAGDAKTFYEEGIKASFDYWKTEMPAGYLEQANVAYDGELETIMIQKWISLINTDYQGFIEFKRTGFPSSIKPGRDAFLPNYPSRFQYPTEEQSLNTENYNAVLSRQGADVVETKVWWEK
- a CDS encoding IS630 family transposase; the protein is MPPRVGGRVSIRWKSKKNSIPCPGRACHLSPFFCPRGLHQVRQGRLWEDRQAEIDLCYFDETGISLCPNVPYAWQPVGTANKLPARRGNGVSVLGILDPLANTFTGSYYHGAANSACVIQVLDSFSETITKKTVLVLDNAAIHRSKEVGEAMGKWKKKGLYLQFIPAYCPELNLIEILWKMLKHYWIRPRHYASMQSLIEATLYILQNYGKQYSISFG
- a CDS encoding OmpA family protein, whose product is MKHQAIDLSFFTMNKTNITLSSPIPNLQLLVAIMLLLSLSFSANSQGKKKEGKKKEKGLLVSDFFPSDSSKVVKLPKVRFENINVIPDYYDATKLAQIKRFKKNKQWDEFMVSLYMYVSKFGINNFIKDMNLIWELARVAEYKGETELTKDLYRLIIKHYRGDLQEALTHYDTITKFERPLYADIEDYYKLVEKRRLIDTLQPPVSILLDMGEGVNSLYDDYGITLAGENDNIVVFTSSRNQDTSKYFADLMGIHEMENIYISEKDDADEWSPAKPFTEMNSQYKEGSPCMSTDGKTFVFARCLSPEGYGDCDLYISHKNEKGEWSPPQNLGEGINSYAWDSHPAFSISEDTLFFASNRRGGFGGSDLYYSVKNSKTGQWGKAMNMGPVINTRDSEVSPFPHPEFNVLYFSSNGQILNFGDFDIFKSYSVDGGWTEPKNVGPLVNGAGSELYFTIDTDSKYLFYAKSAFDNGRNLDLMSFPLPMEAKPNNTVRFSGRLIEPATGEVFKGVVSVIDLDEGVEVSPKILREDGTFEFELIDKRKYLLIIEGDNFFRIEEMFDMEGDLEMEVVAQRIQKVFTFESIDFERNSSRLKPEMENNLHLVIDFLVAHPDYSLKVTGHTDSDGDEEINMRLSQERADVIKKYIIDYGRMSDNRIIAEGKGSSMPIIEEELTEADKSMNRRVEFELFNPDAK
- the elbB gene encoding isoprenoid biosynthesis glyoxalase ElbB; this translates as MKVGVLLSGSGVYDGTEIHEAVLTLLALDKLDAEVQCIAPDIEQHHVINHMTGEEMPEKRNVLIESSRIARGNIKPLSEVSADDFDALAIPGGFGAAKNHTKWAFSGPKGDINPEVKALIVELIKKHKPIAALCMSPTTLAKALEGTGVEANLTVGTTEAPSPYDIEAISEGMDSLGAKAVYCDTTHVIVDDTNNLVTTPCYMMEASVSEVFIGIEKAMTKLVEMANLHAQS
- a CDS encoding helix-turn-helix domain-containing protein, which translates into the protein MEKRYITLSASEEMELKTLKKQGGSERERDRAHALLLSNKGHTIDMLRDIFEVRRATISEWFDRWESSKAAGLMDAPKSGRPSIYTVEEQKK